ACTATCTATTTGTACTTGGAAGCACATTACTTCTTATTGGCTGTACCGAACAAAGCAAACAGGTAACTCAAAAACCTATAAAGTCTAATGATGTTATCTCTATTCAACAACAGGGTACTTTTGCCGTTGGCGGTACGGTTAAGAAAAGCCCAGGGGAATTTGACCCTATTGCTCACGGAGCATTCAATCCTTCAAATCAAAGTAATGTGGGACAAACGCTTCACGGGGACCATGCTTCGGTTTTATATCAAATTCCTACAGAACCACGTAATCTCCCATTAGTATTTTGGCATGGTTACGGTCAGTCTATGCGTACATGGCAAAGCACCCCAGATGGTAGAGAAGGCTTTCAAAGTATTTTTCTAAAAAAACGTTTCCCTGTATATTTATTAGATCAGCCCAGAAGGGGACTGGCAGGACAAAGTTCAGCACCAAAAACAATTGAGGCAAGAACCGAGGATCAACTATGGTTCGGTATATTTAGAATGGGAGAGGGAGTTAATTTTTATCCAGACATTCAGTTTTCGAAGGATCCCGAAGCTCTAAATCAATTTTTCCGTCGCAGTACTCCAGATACGGGACCTTTAAGTATCAATCTCAATATTGACGCTGTTACCGCATTGTTTGAAAAAATTGGTGAAGGAATACTTGTTACCCATTCCCACAGTGGCGGACAAGGTTGGAGTACCGCTCTAAAGAATGACCGCATAAAAGCTATTGTAGCTTACGAACCTGGTAGTAATTTTATTTTTCCTGACAATGACATTCCAGACCCTATCGCTTATGTGGGCGGAACATTAAGTGCCAAAGGTATTCCGGCGGAAGAATTTAAAAAACTGACCAAAATCCCCATTGTAATCTATTATGGGGATTACATTCCTGAAACTGAAGTCGAAAATCCTGGTCAAGATCAATGGCGTGCTGCACTTCGTATGGCAAAGAAGTGGACCAAAGCAGTTAATGATGCCGGAGGAGATGTAAGCTTAGTAGTATTACCTGAAATTGGCATTAAAGGCAATACACACTTCCCCATGTCCGATTTAAACAATCAACAAATAGCCGATTTAATGTATGACTGGCTTAAAGAAAAAGAATTGAATTAAATAATTTAAAGCATAGCTAACACTAAATATTATGAAAAATATAAAGAGAATCACCCTTATTTTAGCCCTCATAGGAACTACTTTTTCAATTGCACAGGAGTCCATTATCCCGAAAGATAAACTAGTAGATACCGTACACGAGAATGAAACGGAATATGATTCCTTAAAAAATACAGATACTATTAAAAAAGAGCTTTTAAAATTATCAAAATACAAATGGCAATGGATGGCAGACAAGGATGTTGATAAATTGGCTGTGCTTTTCCACGACAAATCCAAATTTGTACATATGAGCGGTTCTTGGAAAAAGGACAGGGAACTTGAAATTATTGAATCGGGCAGCATTTGGTATAAAAACGCAGCGGTTCATGATGTTGCTGTGGAAGTATTTGGAGACGATACCGCTGTACTCTGGAATAGAATCACCTTAACTGCCCACGTTCGTGGCAACGATGTTTCTAATGAATTTACAGTAACCGAAGTCTATAAAAAAGAAGCTAATGATTGGAAGCTGCTTGATTTAACCTTTAGCAGTGTGCGCGATACACACAAAATAGAACATTAATAACATAAAAATCAAAAACGATGAACACCAAAATAATTTTAATTGCACTTCTTTCTGTATTCAGCATTGGGCTAACCTTCTCACAAACCTTGGTTGAGCAGGAAATTAAAGAGCTCTCGAAAAACAAATGGCAATGGATGGCAGATAAGGACACCGAAAAACTGGGCCAACTATTTCATGAAAATGCCCAATATGTACATATGGGCGGATATTGGGGCACCGAGCGTGAATTGGGAATTATTAAAAGTGGCGGTATATGGTATAAAGAAGCGATTGTTAAAGATGCTACTGTAGCTGTAACAGGTGATACTGCGATACTTCTTAACACCATTACCCTGGTGGCAGAAGTAGGCGGTAACGAAGTGACCAACCCGTTTGTAGTGACCGAAGAATACCAAAAAATAGGGGGGAGCTGGAAACTGCTAAACCTCTCTTTTGTAAAACAGATGGTTAGGGAATAAAAGAAACATAAAAGTATGAAAATGAGACTTATAATGTGTTTATTTATTGTTCTTGGATATCAATTGAACGCTCAAAATACTGAAGTAGCTACGGTTCGTTTATCAGAACAAGAAAAGGGTATCATTTTAATTGCTAGTTATACGGCACAGGGCAAGTTGGTAAACCTGAGGGATGCTCTAAACGAAGGCTTGAACAACGGACTTACAATCAACGAAATCAAAGAGGTTTTGGTGCATTTGTATGCCTATGCCGGTTTTCCAAGAAGTATACGTGGGTTGCAAACTTTTTTGGGAGTTTTGGATGACCGAAAAAGCAAAGGAATAATAGATGAAAGAGGAGTGGAAGCATCTCCGATTTCCGAAACACAAGACAAATATGATATAGGCAAGAAAATTTTAGAAAGCTTGGTAGGTAGGTCTTTAGACGGACCAAAGCCTGCATATCAAGAATTCTCACCAGAGGTGGACCGATTCTTAAAAGAACATTTATTTGCCGATATTTTTGAGCGCGATGTGCTTAGCCATAAACAGCGTGAATTGGTAACCATATCGGTAATTGCAAGTTTGGGAACCTTAGAGCCCATGTTAAAAAGCCATTTAAATCTTTCGTTAAACGTTGGTTGGCAACAAGAACAATTGCTTCAGTTCACCAAAGTACTAGAAGGAACTACGACGACCGAGAACGCAACAGCAGCAAAAATTGTACTTAAAGAAGTACTTGATAATCGAAAATAATAATAGTGAAGAGATGAAAATTAATCCCCTATATAGTATATTTTTTATTTTAGCCCTGTTGATTGGTTGTAATGAAACAAAAGAAATTCACAAGGATGCTGCCTTATTTTCAAAAGGTGAAAAAATCATCAATGAAAATTTTACGGGCACCGCGTGGCTAAATATGTTGGCTACACCAGATAGTTTAAATACCATGTATGCCGGCTTGGTCACTTTTGAATCTGGCGCACGTACTAACTGGCATTCGCATCCTGCGGGACAAATTCTCATTGTTATCAAAGGTGAAGGCTATTACCAAGAAGAAGGAAAAAGTAAACGTGTGCTTCGCCAAGGCGAAACCATAAAATGCCTGCCCAACATAAAACATTGGCATGGGGCTAGCCAAAATTCCGAATTTGCTCATATAGCAATTTCAAGTCGCGATAAAGGACCCGCGCAGTGGTTTAAACCGGTTTTAGACGAAAAATATAATGGTAAATCTGAATAATTTTCTATTCAAACGTAGTTTCTTAAAATGTTAGTTTTTGAAGTAAACGTTAGGGCCTAAGAGAATTTTGGCAAAACAATAGGCGAGGGGAGCGACCATATTCTAGAGGGCTGTTAATAAGGCTTGTAGCCCAGTATAATGTTTTAAGTAGTTCAAAGCGGTCTTAAGGTTTACAATGCTTTCTAGAATATAGCGCCTGAGCCGTACATTGTTTCCAAAATTATCTGTTTGCCTTGATTTTGTTTCTTTTTTTATCAAGAAAAAAAGAAAAGAAACTTCAATCAACGCCGTGCTAGTCAATGCCAACGCTACGGCTGGCCCAAAATTTCAGAGATACTTAATCTCTAAAATTTATGTCCTATTTTACATAATATTATAAGTACCTAAAGAAAAGCTTCAAACAAGACGTGAGGTTAGCAAGGGCTAAGAATTTTGCTCGCAGAGAAAATTTAAGCTGTTGCGACAATCTGACGAGAATGCTGTAGAAAAAAATCTTGCACATATTTCTTCGAATACTTAAATTTTAAACAAACCTAAAAGGCTAGCTTTTAAATGGCGTTGGCAAGCGGTGGCAAATTGTGCTTAAATTTAAAATGCGTTTTTCAGCATTTTGGAATTTAAAAAGCAATCGAGTGTTTGGCAGCGGCTATTTTACATAACGGCAAATTATAGATACAGCTACGAGGTTGTCGCTGGGGTTCTGAGAATTTGAAATTTTCTGAAAAGTTTATTCTATATTCAAATATTGAAGCTACGTAAATTAAACAAGTTTATGACCCTGTTAGTAATTCTCTTAAAAGCTATGAGCTTAAGGGATATTTTACATAATGTAATTATAGCCTACAGCTATGTGGTTGGTTTCAAATCTAAACATACCAATCTGTACTATAATTTATATTATGTAAAATAGACTTTTTAAGACCCCACTATTACCTACAAATTTCATCGCAATTGTCAACATTCAAAAACTTAGGTTATTTCGGCATAAACTTATTATGATCCGATTTATTAAACTCTTTTTGAGTTCCGGATTTAAGCTCCTCTAGTTTTGCTTTGTCTTCTGCAGCTTTAATCATTTCTGGAGTGTCTTGTTCTTCGCTTGCCCAAAACTTCCACCATGGTTTAGATTTCTTGGCTGTTGCCGGTTTCTGTTTATTTTCAGCAACCGATTTTATTTTCTCACTCGTATCTGTAATGACTTTTGTAGTTTCCTGTTCTAATTTAGATGCTACTGGTATAGATTTCTGTATTGAGTCCGATTGCACGGTTTTAGGTGCTGTAGTTGGCGCTATTAGATTACCATCATGCAGAAACTTAAATTGTACTTTACTAGATGCCAATGCCTGAGAAATTGTTTGTAGCATTTCGTTCTTCTCAATCTGCTCAATAATAGAATTACATTTATCTGTCAGCGTATCATTTAAAGGAATAGCACTACTCAATTTAAAAGTGATTTCACCACCAAACGATTTACGTTGTAAAATCATGAGCATAACCTGCTTAAACGATGTATTTATATCAGTAACCAGTTCATCTATATTCTTACTTTTTAGTTCAATACCATAGTTTTGCGCCTTATTCTCAGATATCACAAAATTATCCTCCGATTCATTTTCTGGTAATTTCTCGCCTCCCATGGCGACCACTTCCCCATTTTGAACCAGAAATACCTTATCTGAAATAGGATCTTGCTGCGGATTATCAAAATACTGCTTTACAATAACCGGTAGCTTTAAACGCATCTCTGAATTAGAATCAATCGCCATCAGCACACCTTTAAAAGGAATACCCACCATTAGCGTATCGCACTTTAAATCAGCTGCAATTTTAATCATATACGCTTTATCTAAAATCTTTTCGCTGGCATATTCATGACCTTCGGCAAACAGCACGTTTGTACCTTCTGCCTCTGTAATTTGATATGGAACATCAATTGCCTTAAGATTCGCAAGGGCTTCTTTTTTAATAGCTGGAAACCTAGCGTACAACTCTGATTCATTAGCTGCACCTTCATAAACCATAGCGTTGCCGCTATCTTTACCATAAGCAACAACAGGTGCTATTGCGTCATTGAATAAGAACTCTTTAAACTGTAATTTTTCGTCTTTACGGTAATCTGAAGTTTTTAATATTGGCAACAATGCATTCATCAGTGGTTTATTTAAAGTTTGCGGTTATATATACAACAATGGTATTCGCGTTTTAGTGTACTAGCTCCCCTATTTCAAATGCTAAACCACTACCCTATGAATATTTTAGATGTCTAATACTTAACTCATAGGCACAAAAAAACCGCTCATTACTTAGCGGTTTGAATTTTTATATAAAATTATATTTATCTGTTTAACATGTACGATGCTACTTCTAATTCTAATTCGTAGCATTCTTCCATTTGGCGCTCTATATCATCCATACTTTCCATGATAGAAATATCATTCATTTTTAAAATAGTCATCAACGAATCAGTGCTATTTGCAGTACGGTTAATAGTTGTTTTCAAGCTTTGTTTTTTCTCGAAACAACTATGTGTCTGAGGTTCATATAAATAAGATTCCAATTTCAATAACAATTGCTCAACCGATTTACGCTTTCGTTCTAATTCGGTCAATACAGCTACTTTTTGGGAACTCATTATACTTTTCATAAACTAATTTATTTTATATAACTAACGAGACATTATTAAAATGATTGTGTTAAAAAAGAAAGATTCTTTCATGATAATGCATATTAGAAGAACCAATTACCTAATGTTTTAAAACAAGAAAACCGCTCATTTCTGAGCGGTTCTACATTTAATATACTAAGTTAATCTCTTAGAAAAGACCTTTTGCTTTGTCAAGCAAGCTGCCAGCATCGCCACCAACTAATCCGCTTAGACTTTCTAAGCTAAAAGCAGAATCTGAAGCATCGTTCGATACAAACTTTTCTTTAAGACTATCCACTAAACCTGGTGCTACATTGCTAGCTTCTGCCTGAGCATCTGCAGCATTCATACCTTTGCTCTCTAGTATTTCAGCTAGTTTACCTTTTAAGTTTTCAACAATACCACTGTCTTCAGTTGCATTACCGTCATTTGAAAATAGGCTTGTTACTGCGCTTAAATCTCCTGCACCTACTTTCTCCATAAGACTATTGATAAGTGAAGATGCTCCTTCTTCTGCTGCTCCGCTAGTTGCTTCAGAATTTAAAGAATTTGCGCTCATTGTTTCTTGCAATTTTTCAATTGCCATTTGCTTTAATTGATCTAACATTTGTGTTTAAAATTTATAGTTAATAATGGTATAATTCGTTTTTGAACAAAGTGTTACAAGATTGTAAAGACCTTGAATACGCTAAGTTGATCATAGACATTTTATAGGCTCGGCTGTCTACACACCGCATTTGGATATGGTTCCAAAAAAAAGTCCGTCATTGCTGACGGACTTTTGAAGTTTAATCTATAACTTTTACGTTAACTGCGTTTAATCCTTTTTTTCCTTGGGTTAGTTCGAATTCAACTTCATCGCCTTCGCGAATCTCATCAACTAATCCTGAAATGTGAACGAAATGTTCTTCGTTTGAACCTTCTTCTGTAATAAATCCGAAGCCTTTAGCATCGTTGAAGAATTTTACTGTTCCTGTACTCATAAATGTAATATAATTTGATATTAATAATTACTAGATGATATGCAACTATGATGCCAAGAATTAAAAACTAGTATAATTTTATTTGTAATGTCATCTTCATCAAAATAATAAAACATACTTTCTGAATAGCAAAAAGCATAGCAATACATGCAATTGAACACCCATTTAACAAGGAAATTCAAAAAAATTAGGATCACATAAATAAATGCTTTATTTTAGTATCGTAAAATAAATAGTGTGACGACCAAACCAAATTTTGTTCTTCTTTCTGAAAACAACACTTACTACGTAGAATACCTTATTGGGCATCTAGTTCTAGCGAACAGTATTACAGAAGCCGTTGTTTTTGATTCGCAATCTCATGCTATAAAATTCCAAAAATACCTTTACAAAAATTGTAGCGTCCGTTTTTCTGTGAACACCTTTATTGCATAACTGCTATACCCTACTATTCTTTATAATGGTTAAGATCATTACAAATCAACACCACTTACTTACACAACAACGATATTCTAAAAAATAATTATAAAATGAAATACTTTGCTATTCTGCTACTGGTAACTACTATGATATCTTGTGGATCTTCTGATGATAATAGTCCTACTCCCCTTGAGCCTATTGATTATACCGACATCAATGAAAAGGAAATAAACGTGTATTTAACCGAAAATAATCTAGTATCGGAAACTACAGCTTCTGGTTTACATTATATCATAGAAAACCCTGGTGACGGCGCAAAACCATCTGCGTCTTCTAATGTAACCGTTGCTTATAAAGGGTATTTTCTTGATGGTGCTGTTTTTGACCAAAATAATGCGGGCTTTACTACAGGACTTGACAAAGTAATAGCTGGCTGGACAGAAGGTATTCAACTATTTAACGAAGGTGGAAATGGCATGTTATTAGTACCTGCGCATTTAGGTTATGGTAGTTTTGACTATAGCTCCATACCTGGTGGTTCTGTTTTGATTTTTGATATTGAATTGATTTCTGTTAATTAATTGAAAATTCATCAACAGACATTTTTGCTGTACGTACTTGCGTAACTGCACCAACTTGCTCTGTCCAAGCAAAATATAAGGTTTCTTCCACCATTTCCATTTGAGGAAATCCCGATTTACGAGAATCTGCCATTGCCGTAATTAATTGTTTTTTGGAAGTTGTTCCGTCTTTATGTACCAACATGGCATTAAATAATGCAGTTTTGTCATTGGCTTCCATCCAACTTACAACGGCTTGATCTTCATCCATCCATAGTATATCTACCCTACCCATTATTGCACCTTCTACAACGGAAACCGGTTCTAAAAATTCAGCTCCTCCATCTGAAGAAAAAGCAATTTGTACTTTTTGTTTATTCGAAGCACCCGTAAACCAAGCTACCACCAAATTATTACCCAAGGCATCAACTTTTGGTCCGTTTACCGGACACCCTTTGATCTGCCAATCATCTTTATGTATTACTTTAGGTGCTGTCCACTCCCCTTTCACCTGACGCACAATACTAATATCGCGAATTTCATCGTCTGACCGATCACGATAGACCACAACCGGACCGTTATCTGTGATAACTGAAGTGGTCTGGCAGCAATCGCATGTGCTATTATCCAATTCATATTCTTCTAACAATTCTCCCGTAGTAGAAACAACACCACCACGCAAGGTCATGGCTCCGCGTTCTCCTGATTCATTTTCTACGGTATTTCTACCATCTAGCCAATTGACAAAGAAATTGTTATTATAAGGTACTATACTTACAAAACCATGTTCGGTCGGTGTACCATCGGTATGCAAATCTACATCGGTCTTCCAATCTGTCGCCCCCTTTGGCTTCACATTCATTTTTACATCATACGAATACGTACCTGCTGTGGATTTCTTTAATACATGAGACCATAAACTACCATTATTCTCGGTAATCATAGGATAATCTGCCCAGTTAACGAACCAATCTGTGCCGCTACATATATTTTGCGCTTCTTGCCACTCGCCATCAATCAATTCTGAATACCGCATTGTCGCCACCGTATCATTAGAAATTTCTACCCATGAAAGCAAGGCTACGTCTTTATTAGACATTAAGTGTGGCAAAGCACTAGCATCGCCAGCAGGAGAACTCATTTCTACCATTGTACTTACCGCTGCTTCCGGTTGTATATTTTTAGTTTCTTCTTTGCAACCTAGCATCAAACTAATGACTGAGAAAATAAAAAAAGTATTGGTTATGTTACGCATTACTTTACCGCTCTAAGTTTTTCGATCATTTCAGGACTATCCCACTTCAATCCGCCATCAAAACGCAATACCTGCTCCCCTACTTCATTATATATAAATGTTGCTGGCAAGGCACTAACATTTTCTTCGGCATACATGCCATTGAATTTTATAAAATCTAATTGAAATCCGCGCGCCTCCTTAAAAGCTAGTATCTTCTTAACCGATTGATCAGATGCAAATAGAAATGCATAGTTTTCTTGTTCTAGAATCGTCTGTGCTTTCTCCATATCCGGCATTTCTTCAATGCAAGGTCTGCACCAGGTTGCCCAATAGTTCAACAATACACGTTTACCCTTGTAATCGCTTAATTCTATAGGATTACCTTCTAAATCTTCATAAGTTGAAGTGGAAATTTTTTCTACCACAGCTTCTATTACTTCAGGTGCTACTGTCTTGGTTTTTTCTTCTTTACAGCCAACAAATACAACCCCTAAAATCAAAAAATATACTATTCTTAAATGCATATTCAAATATAATATTTAGTGTCATGTTACCGACACGCATAGAAACAAAAAAACCGCCTATTAGGCGGTTTTTCATATAATAACTATTACTGCTTATTTAACTTCAACCAATTCTAATTCAAAGGTTAAATCTTCACCAGCTAAAGGGTGGTTTGCATCTACAACGATATCATTTTCGTTTACTTCTGCAACACGTAATTGTCTTTCACTACCATCTGCATTGGTTGCCATAAGTGCCATATCTACTTTTGGCTCCATTTCTTGTGGCAATTCTGATTTTGGTACAGTTTGAAAAAGCTCTTTTTGCTTTTCACCGTATGCATCTTCTTTAGCGATAACGATAGTCTTCTTATCGTTTGCCTCCATGTCTAACAATCCCTTTTCAAAACCTGGTATTAAACTACCTTGTCCTAATTTTACTTCTAAAGGCTCTCTATCTATTGAACTATCAAATATTTGACCATTACTTAGTTTACCTGTGTAATGTACTTTTACCTGACTATCTGCTTTTACTTTACTCATACTATTAAATTCTGCTATTTAACTTAATTGAGGTGCAAAGGTATTATTCTCAATAGGGAATAACGAAGATTATGGCAAAACCTTCTCATTTTAGCCTCTTCTTAACATTAAAAGTCGAAAAATGCGGTCAAATACCTCTTACTGAATACCTTATTCGTTTTCTTTAATAGCATTTATGTTACCATTATATTGAATTGCATTTCTATTTGCCATGTTTACAGAAACAACACTTGACTTGCTAGGATAGATATCAATGTAAATAGTATACCGATCAGATGTGTCGGTTACTTGAAAGCTTATGGTATACTTCTGCTTATCGCTATTAAATTCTTGTGTATAATTATCTGGCAGCCCGTTAAACTCAATTCCTGTAGCAGAACCATAACCACCACCAAATTGGCGTTCTCCATAATAAGGTAAGTTCGCCGATACACTATCACCAAAAATCTTTAGGTAATTACCATTACCCATTAAATCTATACGTGAAATGGTACTACCTGGCGGAATGAGTCCGCTATTTGCAACAGCATTTAAACTTTGTGTTACTGTTGGGTTGGCAGATGTTGCCGTAAATTCTATTTGCTTTGACGCTACCAAACTATGAATAGCATGTGAATCGCTAATTGCAGTTTTTGAAGAGGAACAGCCAAACAATATACTAATGGTCAATAGAAATATAAATGAGCTTCTCATAAGTGTTATTTTTAATCACCTAATAACCTACGAAATCTATGCCAAAAGAAGAAGTTTAATCTTCAAAATCCTCTTCTTCAAATTCGGTATTTACTAAAACAGACTTCTTGAAATTAAAGCTTCTAGATTCTTTATATAACGCCTTTATTAATCGTTGACGTTTACGATCAGAGATATCTAAGGTATCTAATCCTCTAATTTTTTCTTGTAGTGCAGCTCTTTGAAGCATTACCGCTGTTTCATAATTAGGTTCAAATTGAAACATAACCGGACCTTCGTCTTCCTCTTTCGGGTTTACTTTTGTAGAATCGTTCGCTTGTGAGTACGAAATACTTGTACAGAAAAAAGTGCAGCATATAGCTAGCCGCATAAAAATTTTCATATCAATTTCATTAGTGTTCTACGTCTAAATTAGTAACATTTTCTTTAAATCGCTTTAAAACAGAAAACTTAACAGGAAATTAATCTAATTATGACCAATAAACTAAAATATAGGTATTTAAACGGGTTGTCTAAATCTCATGGTATACTCTAAAAAATCAAATTCGAGCTCAAAAGTTTCCCTAATATGGTGGTTGACCAGCTTGTATTGTTCTGGTACTAATTCTTTAGAAGACCTCATATAATTCAATAGCTTTTCATTAGCATCAGAAAGCTTTAAAATCTTATTCTTTAAATATGTTTTCGTCTCAAAAAGGGCCACAGTTTTTGGTTCGTACAAATAAGAATCTACTCTTATTTTAAATTGCTGAATCGTTTTGTAACAACGTTCTAATTTACCTAAACACATAGATTTATTCTGTACATTCTCCATAGCCGTAGATTTAAAAACATAATTGTGGGAAAACTACTTCAATTTAAGATAAACAGTCCATATTTAAATTATGTTTGTGTAAGTTTAACTAAATTTTAAATTGGTACCGATTTTGCTAACTTTATAGAAACAAAAGGATTAGAAATACTTAACTTACTTAATGAAAAATATTAAGAATTTTTTAATTGTAATGCATCATTGAAATGAGTACCTTAAACTAAACTTTTAGCTTATGAATATCAATTTTGAATACGACGATGTAAAAGCAAGCAACCGATTAGAGATAATGGCTGCTGAAAAATTAGAGAAATTATTGGATAAATTCGATTTTATTGTAAGATCCGATGTTTTCTTTAAAAAGGAGAATACCTCTTCCCCTGATTCAGGTATGGTATGTAATATACGCTTGAGTGCACCAGGTCCTCGCCTGTTCGCACAGTCGTCTTCTGCTAGTTTTGAAGCTGCAATTGCTTCATCTATAGAAGATTTACAACGACAATTGGAAAAAAGAAAAGCAAAAATGCAGTCTCATTAGACTGCATTTTTTTTATTGTTTTATATTATCATCTTCAGAAACCGTGTGATTGGCGATCACGGTTTGAACCCGCTCAGAAAATGGGTTTCTCTTCAATTCTTGTAGTAGACGTTTTCTTCTTGAATCAGAAATATTAATAGTATCTAATATTTCTTTCATACGCAATTGATAC
Above is a window of Maribacter aquivivus DNA encoding:
- a CDS encoding DUF4251 domain-containing protein, producing the protein MRSSFIFLLTISILFGCSSSKTAISDSHAIHSLVASKQIEFTATSANPTVTQSLNAVANSGLIPPGSTISRIDLMGNGNYLKIFGDSVSANLPYYGERQFGGGYGSATGIEFNGLPDNYTQEFNSDKQKYTISFQVTDTSDRYTIYIDIYPSKSSVVSVNMANRNAIQYNGNINAIKENE
- a CDS encoding alpha/beta hydrolase encodes the protein MIKLNYLFVLGSTLLLIGCTEQSKQVTQKPIKSNDVISIQQQGTFAVGGTVKKSPGEFDPIAHGAFNPSNQSNVGQTLHGDHASVLYQIPTEPRNLPLVFWHGYGQSMRTWQSTPDGREGFQSIFLKKRFPVYLLDQPRRGLAGQSSAPKTIEARTEDQLWFGIFRMGEGVNFYPDIQFSKDPEALNQFFRRSTPDTGPLSINLNIDAVTALFEKIGEGILVTHSHSGGQGWSTALKNDRIKAIVAYEPGSNFIFPDNDIPDPIAYVGGTLSAKGIPAEEFKKLTKIPIVIYYGDYIPETEVENPGQDQWRAALRMAKKWTKAVNDAGGDVSLVVLPEIGIKGNTHFPMSDLNNQQIADLMYDWLKEKELN
- a CDS encoding carboxymuconolactone decarboxylase family protein codes for the protein MKMRLIMCLFIVLGYQLNAQNTEVATVRLSEQEKGIILIASYTAQGKLVNLRDALNEGLNNGLTINEIKEVLVHLYAYAGFPRSIRGLQTFLGVLDDRKSKGIIDERGVEASPISETQDKYDIGKKILESLVGRSLDGPKPAYQEFSPEVDRFLKEHLFADIFERDVLSHKQRELVTISVIASLGTLEPMLKSHLNLSLNVGWQQEQLLQFTKVLEGTTTTENATAAKIVLKEVLDNRK
- a CDS encoding nuclear transport factor 2 family protein, with product MNTKIILIALLSVFSIGLTFSQTLVEQEIKELSKNKWQWMADKDTEKLGQLFHENAQYVHMGGYWGTERELGIIKSGGIWYKEAIVKDATVAVTGDTAILLNTITLVAEVGGNEVTNPFVVTEEYQKIGGSWKLLNLSFVKQMVRE
- a CDS encoding cold-shock protein, coding for MSTGTVKFFNDAKGFGFITEEGSNEEHFVHISGLVDEIREGDEVEFELTQGKKGLNAVNVKVID
- the hpf gene encoding ribosome hibernation-promoting factor, HPF/YfiA family, encoding MNINFEYDDVKASNRLEIMAAEKLEKLLDKFDFIVRSDVFFKKENTSSPDSGMVCNIRLSAPGPRLFAQSSSASFEAAIASSIEDLQRQLEKRKAKMQSH
- a CDS encoding nuclear transport factor 2 family protein; the protein is MKNIKRITLILALIGTTFSIAQESIIPKDKLVDTVHENETEYDSLKNTDTIKKELLKLSKYKWQWMADKDVDKLAVLFHDKSKFVHMSGSWKKDRELEIIESGSIWYKNAAVHDVAVEVFGDDTAVLWNRITLTAHVRGNDVSNEFTVTEVYKKEANDWKLLDLTFSSVRDTHKIEH
- a CDS encoding TlpA family protein disulfide reductase, which encodes MHLRIVYFLILGVVFVGCKEEKTKTVAPEVIEAVVEKISTSTYEDLEGNPIELSDYKGKRVLLNYWATWCRPCIEEMPDMEKAQTILEQENYAFLFASDQSVKKILAFKEARGFQLDFIKFNGMYAEENVSALPATFIYNEVGEQVLRFDGGLKWDSPEMIEKLRAVK
- a CDS encoding cupin domain-containing protein, coding for MKINPLYSIFFILALLIGCNETKEIHKDAALFSKGEKIINENFTGTAWLNMLATPDSLNTMYAGLVTFESGARTNWHSHPAGQILIVIKGEGYYQEEGKSKRVLRQGETIKCLPNIKHWHGASQNSEFAHIAISSRDKGPAQWFKPVLDEKYNGKSE
- a CDS encoding FKBP-type peptidyl-prolyl cis-trans isomerase produces the protein MSKVKADSQVKVHYTGKLSNGQIFDSSIDREPLEVKLGQGSLIPGFEKGLLDMEANDKKTIVIAKEDAYGEKQKELFQTVPKSELPQEMEPKVDMALMATNADGSERQLRVAEVNENDIVVDANHPLAGEDLTFELELVEVK
- a CDS encoding FKBP-type peptidyl-prolyl cis-trans isomerase, whose translation is MKYFAILLLVTTMISCGSSDDNSPTPLEPIDYTDINEKEINVYLTENNLVSETTASGLHYIIENPGDGAKPSASSNVTVAYKGYFLDGAVFDQNNAGFTTGLDKVIAGWTEGIQLFNEGGNGMLLVPAHLGYGSFDYSSIPGGSVLIFDIELISVN